A region of Chloroflexaceae bacterium DNA encodes the following proteins:
- a CDS encoding trypsin-like peptidase domain-containing protein, translating to MAPLSGAAGEAATATPVAAPRPTSAPLPTIAPQPTLEPAVSAALADQERLLVELYRRANPAVVSIDVFGAPLPENHPVVPGLPERSRGQGSGFLYDDQGHIVTNHHVVSGAERFQVRWYDGTTALADLVGSDPDSDLAVLKVRALPPGVAPLPIGDSRQVEVGQTAVAIGSPFGEQNTLTVGVVSGLGRTLRGPTRTFGSFSIPNIIQTDAAINPGNSGGPLLNTRGEVIGVNTAIAVSQGGGSFEGVGYAVPASTLLRVVPALIREGRYEHPWMGIRMFSLDALTAERLGLPVARGVLITDVQANSPAARAGLRGGSREVTLNGVPLRVGGDIVLGLDGHPIADGDQLISLLDLDYRVGDTITLSVLRDGDQTPTDIPLVLEARP from the coding sequence ATGGCGCCCCTATCCGGAGCCGCAGGCGAGGCTGCCACTGCCACACCCGTCGCCGCCCCTCGTCCGACCAGTGCGCCCTTGCCGACCATCGCGCCACAGCCAACCCTGGAACCGGCAGTTAGCGCGGCCCTGGCCGACCAGGAACGCCTGCTGGTCGAGTTATACCGCCGCGCCAATCCTGCGGTGGTGAGCATTGACGTGTTTGGAGCGCCGCTGCCCGAAAACCATCCGGTTGTACCGGGGTTGCCCGAACGCTCGCGCGGGCAGGGTTCAGGCTTTCTCTACGATGATCAGGGCCACATTGTAACGAACCATCACGTGGTCAGCGGCGCCGAGCGCTTCCAGGTGCGCTGGTACGACGGTACGACGGCGCTGGCGGATCTGGTGGGCAGCGACCCGGACAGCGACCTGGCCGTGCTCAAGGTGCGCGCCCTGCCCCCTGGCGTTGCGCCATTGCCGATCGGCGACTCACGCCAGGTCGAGGTAGGACAAACAGCGGTAGCGATTGGCAGCCCCTTCGGCGAGCAAAACACGCTCACGGTTGGCGTCGTCAGCGGTCTGGGCCGCACCCTGCGCGGCCCGACGCGGACCTTTGGGAGCTTCAGCATCCCCAACATTATCCAGACCGACGCAGCCATCAACCCCGGCAACTCCGGAGGGCCGCTGCTCAACACGCGCGGCGAGGTGATCGGCGTCAACACGGCGATTGCTGTGAGCCAGGGCGGCGGGTCCTTCGAAGGCGTAGGTTACGCCGTACCCGCGAGCACCTTGCTCAGGGTTGTTCCGGCGTTGATCCGCGAGGGACGCTACGAACATCCCTGGATGGGCATCCGGATGTTCTCGCTCGACGCGCTGACCGCCGAGCGCCTGGGGTTGCCGGTGGCGCGAGGCGTGTTGATCACCGACGTGCAGGCAAACAGCCCTGCCGCGCGGGCAGGGCTGCGGGGCGGCTCGCGTGAGGTGACGCTCAACGGCGTGCCCCTGCGGGTCGGCGGCGACATCGTCCTGGGTCTCGACGGTCACCCGATAGCCGACGGCGATCAGTTGATCAGTTTGCTGGACCTGGACTATCGCGTCGGCGACACGATCACCCTGAGCGTGCTCCGCGATGGCGACCAGACGCCGACGGACATTCCCCTGGTGCTCGAAGCGCGCCCGTAG
- a CDS encoding phytoene/squalene synthase family protein — protein MSLNPGSSLALGASGKLISQPLPAEEQLALLFHLTDTPPYAGSEERPPRPPHSLAEAYAECERIIRRHSKSFYFSSQFLAPDVRRAVRALYAFCRATDDTVDMAVDDPARALAAWVQQARAPRPALHDPVLLAWSDTRSRYNLSAALVDELLAGVAMDLTISRYANFADLWLYCYRVASVVGLLVMGITGYVPGAEPYAIKLGVALQLTNILRDVGEDARRGRVYLPEEDLARFGLTAEDILAEVYDERFRALMRFEVQRTRRLYAESWPGIALLPPQSRLAIGAAARIYCGILDKLEANDYDAYTRRAHLKLREKVARLPRIWWDVHCLG, from the coding sequence GTGTCGCTGAATCCTGGTTCCTCACTGGCGCTTGGCGCCTCCGGAAAGCTGATCTCCCAGCCGCTGCCGGCCGAAGAGCAACTGGCGTTGCTCTTTCACCTGACCGACACTCCGCCATACGCGGGCAGCGAGGAGCGCCCACCCCGCCCGCCCCACTCCCTTGCCGAGGCGTATGCCGAGTGCGAGCGTATCATTCGCCGCCACTCGAAGAGCTTCTACTTCAGTTCACAGTTCCTCGCTCCAGATGTGCGGCGCGCCGTGCGCGCACTGTACGCCTTCTGCCGGGCCACCGACGACACGGTGGATATGGCCGTTGACGACCCCGCCCGCGCCCTGGCCGCCTGGGTGCAACAGGCGCGCGCCCCTCGCCCTGCCCTCCACGACCCGGTGCTGCTGGCCTGGTCTGACACACGCTCCCGTTACAATCTCTCGGCGGCCCTGGTTGACGAATTGCTCGCCGGCGTGGCCATGGATCTGACCATTTCACGCTACGCAAACTTCGCCGATCTCTGGCTCTACTGCTACCGCGTCGCTTCGGTCGTGGGCCTGCTGGTGATGGGCATAACCGGCTACGTTCCTGGCGCCGAGCCGTATGCGATCAAGCTAGGCGTGGCCCTGCAACTCACCAATATTCTGCGGGATGTGGGCGAAGATGCTCGGCGCGGGCGCGTCTACCTCCCCGAGGAGGATCTGGCGCGCTTTGGTCTGACGGCGGAGGATATCCTGGCCGAAGTGTACGATGAGCGTTTTCGTGCGCTGATGCGCTTTGAGGTCCAACGCACCCGACGCCTCTATGCCGAGAGCTGGCCAGGGATCGCGCTGCTCCCTCCCCAGAGCCGTCTGGCCATCGGGGCCGCCGCGCGGATCTACTGCGGCATCCTTGACAAGCTTGAAGCCAATGACTACGATGCCTACACGCGCCGGGCGCACCTGAAGCTGCGCGAAAAGGTGGCGCGCCTGCCCCGCATCTGGTGGGATGTGCATTGTCTCGGATGA
- a CDS encoding DUF2085 domain-containing protein gives MTTSVLHHVPHAPRRWPTWVFDTLLWILFLGPVLSPLFRASGLPLAAESGQLARDVLATFICPTPERSYLLFGLPMAVCARCWGATIGLWAARLLVDRRSAARSGGALRLLESLRALPWWARLTLCAAPFLLWPLEIVGHYRGAWYAPLWLLLLNGAQAGFFAGLFFCSIWPGLWPVAERQDPIPVATAMREG, from the coding sequence ATGACCACCAGCGTTCTCCACCATGTTCCGCACGCGCCGCGCCGCTGGCCGACATGGGTTTTCGACACTCTGCTGTGGATTCTGTTTCTGGGGCCTGTTCTTTCGCCCCTCTTCCGCGCCTCCGGTCTGCCCCTGGCGGCAGAGAGCGGACAACTTGCCCGCGATGTGCTGGCCACGTTCATCTGCCCGACGCCGGAACGCTCATACCTGCTCTTCGGGTTGCCAATGGCCGTATGCGCGCGCTGCTGGGGCGCGACCATCGGCCTCTGGGCCGCGCGCCTGCTGGTGGACCGGCGGAGCGCAGCGCGGTCTGGAGGGGCGCTGAGGCTGCTGGAGAGCCTCCGCGCCCTGCCCTGGTGGGCGCGCCTGACCCTCTGCGCCGCTCCGTTCCTGCTCTGGCCGCTGGAGATTGTTGGTCACTACCGTGGCGCATGGTACGCGCCTCTCTGGCTGCTCTTGCTCAACGGCGCGCAGGCCGGCTTTTTCGCCGGGTTGTTCTTCTGCTCGATCTGGCCGGGTCTCTGGCCCGTCGCCGAACGCCAGGACCCGATCCCCGTTGCTACGGCAATGCGCGAGGGTTGA